gagcaccaggaggaaacccacgcacacacggggagaaagtgccaactccacacagacagtcatccaaagctggaattgaaccaggatccctagtgctgtgaggcagcagtgctaaccattctgccaccCTGTGACCAGGGACATGGCCAGTTTCATAGGAGGTGCCTGATCCAGGCAAATTGAATCTTAAACCAATGGAAAAGATCACAGAATACATTAACACTTTTGTACGTAATTCACATAAGTTTAAAAGTCCCCAATTATTTGCGTGGTTTGCTTGATTTCATCTGCAGAAAGCTGATTTAACGAGCTTAACCATGTGGTAACGTACGCCATTATGTTGTTGTGAAAGGTGGGAATTATGAAAACAGTTCTGACATGAGGACATTTACATTCAAGCAGTTAAAACATTTAGTGCCTGGTTGGCTCACAACCTAACCATTAATGGCAGGATTATGGAAATGGGAGATGCACAAGAGGTCAGAGTTAGTGGAATGTTGAGTTCTTGTAGAGTTTTACACTTGGAGGAGATCACAGAAGTATGTAAGGGTGagaccatgaagggatttgaatgcAAGGGTGAGAATTTGATGATTGAGATATTGGTGGACTGGGAAACTAGGTAGGTCAGCAAGCAGAAGTGTGGTGAGTAAAGAGGTCTTATGCCAGGTTGGGGTATGAGTGACATAAATCTGGACCAGCTCAGGTTTATGGGGGATGGAAGGTGGGAGGACAACCAGGAGAGGATTGGAATACTTGAGTCGGGAGCCATCAAAAGCATGAATTAAGGTTGCAGCAGCAGATTGGGCTGAGCTGGGGGGTGGGGCTATTGGGAAAAAAATTGGGAATATTACAACTTATCCAGGGCCAGATGTTGGATAAACTGTCTGACAATGCAGAGACATTGAAAGAGTGGAGCAAGAAGCAGAGCGGAGTATTGTCAGCATATTTATGGAACCTGACATCACATCTTCCAATTATGTTGCAGAAGATTAATAGATGGAAAATTGGAGGAGACCTAAAACGTCTTTCGGCATAGAGGTCCAGGGGTCAGGAAAGAAACCAGTGCAACAGATTTGCTGACTGCAGCTGGATCAGTAAGAGTGGAGCATAGCAATGGCAGCCCCATGGGGTCAGCTGGACAGTGACAACCATGTCAAAAGCAACAGACTGGTTGAGAaagatttttttaatataaatttaaagtacccaattctttttttgccaatcaaggggcaatttagcatggccaatccatctagcatgcacatctttcggttgtgggagtgagacccacgcagacatggggagaatgtgcaaactgctgcctcacagctccagggacccgggttcaattccggccctgggtgactgtctttgcggagtctgcatgttcttcccgtgtctgcgtgggattcctccgggtgcttcgttttccttccacagcccaaagatgtgcaggttaggtggattggccatgataaattgccccttagcgtccaaatggttaggtgggggtactgggttacagggatagagtggtgacgtgggcttaagtagggtgctctttccaagagccggtgccaacttggtgggctgaatgacctctttctgctctgtaaattctatgattctatgaccacacggacagtgacccggggccaagattgAAGTAGGTCctcatcgccgtgaggcagcagtgctaactgctacgCCACTGTGCCGCCTGACAGGTTGAGAAAGACGAAGAGGGTTGGTGTGCCAAAGCCGTGACTACATAGAATGTAACTTCTGACCTTGATAAAGACAGGCAGAAACCCGATTAGAAGGGTTCAAATATGGAGTTGCAAAAAAGGTGGGcacgatttgggaggtgacaatatGTTCAAGATTTTGGAGAGGAATTACAGATCACCAAGTATAACAAAATGAAGTTGTTTAAATATTTTAAAGAAAACTTTCTTTAACATTCACAAATTCACAACTGTTCAAGAACTTTGTTTTGTACTCCCATTTGCATGTACTTTTGAATATAAACTGCAAATTTCATAATATGGGTGGTCTTCCTCCCATGGGAGATGCATTTGAATTTGACTGCAAATTTTCTGTTACTGCACCAGCAAGAGTCGGCCATGGCCGCCAATTGTAAGTTCATGCATAGTATTGCCCCTGAGGATTGAGAGTATTTTTTATCTCTTTCACTATGGATAAATTCCTTCTGATTTTGATACGTTTGCTAAAATTATTTTCCAATACTAGTATTAAGAtgacatggtggctcagtggttagcactactgcttcacagcaccagggatctgggttcaattccagccttgcgtgactgtctacatggagtttgcactttcgccctgtgtctgtgtgggtttcctccgggtgctccggtttcctcccacagaccaaagatgtgcaagttaggtggattggccatgataaactgcgtcttagtgtccaaagatgcgcaggttaggtgagttaCGGGGATAAGAGGGGataagaggggagggggtgtgggcctagttaaggttctctttcagagggttggcgtagacttgatgggccaaatggcctcttctgcattgtagggattctatggttctatataatCATCAAATAAAATTAAATCAAAATTCTGGATCAGCAAAATATTGCAATCATTGGTGTGGCCTAAATTGTTTAAAATATATGACACTGGAGGTTTTAATGACCAAAACGCTGGAGCTTGCTTTTCGAAGAGTAATGAAAAATTATTTTAATCCATCCTATGTGATTTCAGAGAATGTGCATCTTTCGCAATCAAGGTATGCAATTGCAAGACGATAATGAATTGGTTCTGTGCTCTTTAGTTTTAATGTATTCCCCTCCTCGCCCTAGAAGTCATTAATTAGAAAATCAAAGGTCATCTTGTTTCAAAACCACCTTCGCTTTAAATTCCCCCCTCCCATGCAGACTTTCCAGGTTGCTGGGTTGGAAATGATGAATAGGATGCATAACCTTGAATGCCAAATACCACAACCCCTGCCAACTTTTTTTTCTGGACCGTCTGTTCCCATGCACACAGCACACTAACGAATGGGGCTTTCTTTAATTGTTCACATAGCTTCAGAAATTTCCACCCACTGCTCCAAATGTCaccacaattttttaaaaaacagaaaggcTCCAGTAAATGCAACCCCTCCAAAATAATATGAAtgaattgggtagggtgctctttccaagagccggtgcagactcgatgggccgaatgtcctccttctgcactgtaaattctatgatgataatgcgGAATAGTATAATGTGCAAAACATTTTGGAAGTTAACAGTAATGAGAATTGGGTTTTTTGGGGATTCAATTAAAGTATAGGCAGGGCCTCCCTTCTGGGATGTCCTGTGCATTTCTGAACTGTGTAACTTGAAGGGATTTTCCCCTCTTTACCCATTCGGTACATCTTGTTCTTTTTCTAATTGAACACATTAGCTGCGCTGGAATTTCCCAGCCAAAAAAGCACAGAGACATTTCGTGACTGGAGAAGGGGGCGGGATCTGGGCGGAGACAAGGAAACCCCGCCCAAATTGCATTTTATATAAGCCCCTGCCTTGCAGAGTAACCTCTACAGACCTGAGACGTGGCAGAGGTGTTTGAGTTGCTGGAGGAGAATTTGGCACTGCCTTTTCAATCGTTGCCTTAAAACAAAAAGggtgtttttttgttgttgttggctTCTCTTTCACTGAGGAAACTTTTTGTGCAGAAGTTATGGCCGATCCCATGTTGTTTAAGTTGGATGAGCAGAGCCGGTGCGGTGGGAAGCTGGATTACCCTTGCGGCTCGATGCTGCCCGGAGTCGGCAAGCAGGCGCCGCTGTGCGAGGAACGTTGTGACAGCGGCATCGGCTCCATGAGTGAGAAAGACGAGGACGTGCTGCGGGAAATCCAGGAGTTGAGCCTGGCTGACAAGCCGGAGGCAGCCCTTTGTTGGAAAGACTTCGTCTCGGAGGATGGAGATACGTAAGTAATTtggagacttttttttaaaaatagaataagatgagttttttaaaattaaataaaacGTAAAAACATAAAATAATCCCTAAAATCGCGCATTGGAGAACATGCAATGTGAAGTTAGTTGGCTAAATGAACGaattcctcttttaaaaaaaaatagcgaCGAATGTTTCCAAAACTCTCGAAAAATCAACTACAGATAAAATGCACGGCGCAGAATCGTGCAATAATCAATATTTAGTGATGGCGTTTTGTTGCATTTTTTTTCTTTGCAAATGGTTAAAATAAAAATGTGAAATAAATGAATGTGTTTGAGGATTGAAAAAAAAAAACATGGTGCAGAGGCACGGGGCGGTGCAGTTCCTGTTTGACATTGGTTGGAAAGTCCCTGGCTGGCAGCCAACTAGTGGCTGTCTGATAAATATTTAACAGTGGAAAGTACCCAAAAAACCCGAGCTTGCGCAATCCTGGAGAGTTCCAGCGTTGGTGGTTTGAGCTGCTGTGCAGAATTCCCCTGATCTGGCAAGTTTTTTTTCCTCATATGGCATTCCCCCTTTTTCTTTCCAGATTTCTACATTTGGCGATTATCCATACAGCCAGCGATATTGTGTTGGAGATCCTCAAAAATACCCGTGTTGGAGACCAGTACCTTTCCCAGCAGAATAACCTGAAACAGGTAAATATTTGCATCTGATTATCACAACTGGTTTTATGGTGTCTTGTACTAAATTTAACTGGGTTTATATGCACAGCACTGGCATTgttgttttaaaatttaaaaattggAGAGGGTGCTGGGTTGATTATCACATGAATGTATTCTTGCCTGAAGCAGCTTAAATGGGGCGGTTCCTGTTTGGACTGGAAAGTCCCCAGCATATTAATAAATGCAATAACTGGCTGCTGAAGCATAAATAACTGCTGGACAATTTTACTTAGTGTGGTGTGTTTCCATGGTTTGATTTACAGTATTCTCACCGGCATTCTTGTGTTGTTTTATTTAGACTCCCATGCATCTGGCAGTGATCACACAGCAGCCTGAGGTGCTAAAAGCTTTGCTATGGGCTGGAGGAGATCTACGACTCGGGGACATTAATGGGAACTCTCCTCTGCACATTGCTTGTGAGATGAATTTGGACTCCTGCGTGATGATTATCCGTGATTTCTGCACCAGGCACGATATCCAAAACCTTATGGACAGCAAGAACTACAATGGTACAGTTCTCCACTGTATTATCAGTTCAAATAGGAATTATATTTTTCAGAATGATTTCTACATTTTTCAATTTTAATTGGTATAGAATGTAATGTTGACTTTTCTTTAAAAAACAATATTTGTAGCTATCCTAGATTGATTCTTGTTTTTGACAAGAAGCATGCAACGTAAAGCTTTACTACAATGACTAGAAATGTAATGGGCTTTCATTATTTGATGATTAATATTGGTTATTTGCACATATTTAAGACTTTTCCACTTTACATTTTAGGTCTGACATGTTTGCAGTTGGCAGTCAAGAGCAGACTTCATCAGATGGTGAAATACTTAACTCTGCTTGGAGCTGACATTAATGCTCAGGTATATTAAGTGTTTACTTTCTAATTAATAATTAATGCAATTGCTGGCACATAGCAGTGACTTTCTGGTTTTTTTTCTCTTGCACAATGATTACTAACTGTGAACTGTGTTTTCTCCACAGGAATCATCAAGTGGTCGGACAGCACTCCATCTTGCAGTGGAAGAGCAGGATCCTGAAATGGTGTCACTGTTGGTGCAGAGTGGAGCAGACCCCAATGTGCGGATGTACAATGACTGCACACCGTATCACCTAACTTTGGGAAGAGATAATTCCAGAATACAGACACAACTCCTCAGTGTGACAGATCCATCCCTATGCATAATTCGGGAAGAAGAACAGATGTGGGAATCTGAATCACCTGACTGGGATGTAAGTGCTGAAAATAAACTTATTTAACTGCTGAAGTACCAAAACACATAGTAATTTTTGTAGGGTGCACCACCTAAGTAAACATACTGTGTAGAATAAAATCATTGCCTACTTAGATATTTAGTATAATATTCGTTAATGGCACAAAGCTATTTGCCATTGGAATTGTTGCTAATGTGTAATTCATTATTTCCTAGGTACCTTTCTCTTATGATGACTGTGCAATTGGAGGACACCGACTCAGATGTTGAAGCTACTCTGTGCATTGCTACTCTGAAATTTCTGTTCGCCAATTCATCTGCAAAGAACGAGAGATTCATATTGGAATGCGGTTACCCAATCACTTAATTTGATGAAAACAAAACCCTCAAAGTGACGTACACTAAGATTTCAAAGTCACAGTTGGGTGCCCATGTCTGACAGTTTAAATAATTTTAATGTAATTAATGAGCCATCCATGAGCAGAGAATGCAGTGTTCCAAGCCTAGATGTAAATGAGAACTGTGTAAAGTGATCATTTACATGCACTGTTTTAAATTACTGTAACTGGTAACAGAAGACTGAACTGTGTAAATTTTTCTACTGAGTTTGTGCATATTTTAATGTgtaaaaattgtaaatgtgtaaaaTACTGTAGTTATTGTACATACTTTTCTATCAATGACATCCAAGAATTTGATACATCCTTCATATTTATTTTTGCCAAATAAAGATTTTGAAAATTTAATTATCATTTTTCTTAGCTTCCTACACTTTCTTTGAAACTGCACTCTAGACATGAAGTTCCTCATCTCCATTGTTTTCAGAACTACATTATAGCTAAGTATTCTTGTGAAAATTAAAAAATTTGCTTACTGGATTAAACAAACAGCATTGTACTTGGGATAAATAGAAACTTGGGATAAGTCTGACTCGTAGCCATGCAGAGGATCTCTATTAAATGGAAAATGAAAATAAACTTTTCAAAGAATTGGCATATATAATTTTAATTTGTACTGAGCAGTTCTATTTCATATGGTCTTGTATCAAAAATATTGCTCACCATTTGTAGTAAAAGTGCTGTACGCATCTTCCATTATTTAGACTCTGGGAAGAAATCTCTTGCAGATAATGGAATATGGATTTTATACCCAGCAAAGTCTTAACCCTGGTTGCTATTGCAACACAGCGGATTGGATCCCAAATTTGTGCTCCAGTTTTCCACATGGTGCAATCTTTATTAATAATGCTTGTGGAGTGCAGCTTAAATTGGGTATTTAAGAGCTGGAGATGGGTAATAATTGCCCCTTTCCAATTATGAAAGTGGAAATGACATTGCAGCAGACGGGCTTTATCACAAAATATTTAATCTTTGTACATGGGTGGATATAGAACGTAGATTGAAGTACAGTAACCAGATTAGTTAATATTGGGGGTAATAAGAGGGTACGATTTTCCCATATAAGAAAACTACAACACGATTTGTCATATCTGGACACACCTTTAATAATGCTGGAATTACACCGGTCTGTCAGTTTCCAGAAAGAAAGGCATACGTTTCAGGCATGAGTCCTTCAGAATGAAAGTTTCACACTGAAAGATACTGCTGGCGCTGCCATATATTTCCAAGGAACAtccatttctgatttccagcatttgtAGTTCCTTTAAATTTAACATTATTCCCCGAGAGCATTGAGAGTCAATGCTGTACTGTTTTTTTCCATTTTTGAAATTGACACATTTTAAAAGACATCACATTGCTCAAATAATGTAGATAGCTTTCCAAACATCCTGATAGGAAATTTGAGATTTTAAATCTTACATTTGGAATGAAGATCCTGAGAAAAAGTGGGTGTAATTGCATTCATTTTTAGATCGGGGTCATGACCAATGGAAGACTGGTCATCTTTGAGCAAGTTTTTGAGTCGGTGTCTAAATGCAGCAAATGCAGGTTTGGGTGTTTGCTGATATTTTATCACACTTGGAAGCCATTCTGACAACGTCTCATGAATGCAATTTCTTTTTAAAggtaatttagtgtagccaatccacctacccggcatatcttttaggttgtgggggtgggacccacgcagacacggaaaatgtgcaaactccacgggctgggatcgaacccgggtcctcggagccgtaaggcagcattgttaaccactgtgctgccctatgaacTCAATTTTATGAGGACAAATGAGAAAATGAACACTGCTAAATATTAAATACATAAAattttacatttctttttaaatCACGGAACCTAATTGGTTCTAATCACCTGGGTAGGACTGCACTCGGCTGCTTCCATTATCTATTGCGTTGTAGCAAGAAGAGTCACCAGCAATTGTTTGACATCTTGCTCCTGTCACTTCTGAATCCTAAAGAACGACCGTTAGCTGTTCCTTATCTACATGGTGACATCATCTGAAAAGACAGCATTTTTACATTGACAATATCCAGTTGTATCTCACCACCAGCTCTCAACCCTTCCATGATTTCTAATTTATCAGACTGGTTGTCAACATCCGGTACtgggtgagcagaaatttcttccagTTAAGGGAAGATCTGAGccattggggtgaattctctgcctccccagccgcatgtttctcagcgacGCGCCGTTgctggcagcgggaatctctgtTCCCgtcgctggccaatgggatttcccattgtagccaccccacgtcGCCGGGAAGCCCGCGatcaggggtgcgctgccggcggattggagaatcccatcgcgcagagaattcaccccattgtCTCAGTCCCTGCCATTAACTCTGTTCCCTAGCCATTAATTCTACCCTTTCACTTGCAACTGCTTGAGGCTGAAATAGACTGTTCATAACCATAAGACCCTGAGATGAGCTTCAGATCACCTGCCCCAGCCATTACTAAGATTCATTTATACTTTCCTAACATCACCCGAATCTGCCCTGCTTCATCCAAAATATCATTGCCTGGGTCCTATTTTGCATCATGTTTAATTTCCCTATCCGTCTCTGCTCACTCACCTACATCGGCTCCCGATTAAACAACGCATTGATTTTTAAATCCTTGGTGACCAATCCTCCCCCATAGCCTCGCTCCACCCTATCAATGTAACCTCCTGCACACTCACAACCCACTTCCAATTCTTGACTCTCGCTGCTTTTAATTGGCCTGTTATTGGTGGTTACTATACAAGCTACCTAGGCCTATGCTCTGGAATGCCCTCCGTAAACCTCTATCTCTTAATCCTGTTAAGGTGCCTCTTAAAACctctttttttgtttaaatttaaagtgcccaaatcatttctttttccaattaagggacaatttagcatagccaatccacctacgctgcacataagTTCATAAGctcataagatataagagcagaattaggccattcggcccatcgagtctgccccgtcaTTCTATCATGgcggatatgttcctcatctgttaaccacaatgctacagaccaagagctggcttgcaaaatcagccagagcatctcctctgggttgtgggggtgagacccacgcagacacggggagaatgttaaactccacacggggccgggatcgaacccgggtcctcggtgccgtgaggcagcagtgctaaccactgtgccaccatgccagccaAAAACCTATCTCCCAATGTGGCTCGCTGTCTAATTTTGCTTGACAATGGtcctgtgaagtactttgggacatTATACTTTGTTAAGGgccctatataaatacaagttgctgttcTTATTATCTCCCTTTTATAGAATGGCCACTGACTCTGTTGATCCAGCCCCTCATTTGCCAGTTTCTGCCCTCTGACCTGAATGTGCCTTTGCTCCGTTTAGCAGTTCTTCTTCAAATCTGAGAGACCAGGGCATAACATTTGCTCAAACCACCCTGCATAGTTGGACTTTCCAGGCCTCTTCCCCTTGAAAAGCCAGAAAAATAATTGACCTTTTGTTGTCTTAAGTGTGCATGTTACTAAAGTTTGATGTAAAATATTTTGGAAACTTACTCCATTGGCCAAGGTTTTATTTTGTCAAAGGGAAGTAACAACTCATGATATCAATGCAGAGAAAGTACTGGGATCCTGCAAAAGAAACAGGGGTGCTTTCTGAGTGTTACTTTAAAACTATACTGAAAATATTAGTCTATCTGCTGTGCACACATTTTCCTGTTCTACTGCTTTGAGTAAAGTCAATCATTTCAAAGTAATGGTCGGGGTCAGAAAGAATGTTGGTTGATGGCTATCTATGCTGCTGCTTAAAGCCACATGTGCTCTCTGTGCCTTAGGAGACAGTgagaaatatatattttattcagagaAGCTGCAAAATAGAACAGGCCATCATTGATACAGTAATCATATAATAATCCACCGTAATAGTCCCTACACGTCATGGCTAATCACCCACCACTATAAATTAACTTGAGTTAACATCTGTGAATGGTCCTGATTGTGATCTTCAAGGACATATCTCACTGTATCATGCATGGCTATTTATTTATCAATCATTAAAATTAAATTACATTAAAACAGCAGTAACAGTCACAATGCCGAGGACCCagggtcaatcccagccccggctcTTTGTCCGTAtgaaatttacacattctccccgtgtctgcatgggtctcacccccagaacccaaagatgtgcaggggaggtggattggctatactaaattgccccttaattggaaaaataacaaATAGCTGAAACAGAATGAAATAGAACCTCTTCTGCTAATCGAGGAGTCTATGGCACCAATGCATTTGTCATGTCCAGGATTTTCAAATGCTGCTGGAGGTAGGAATGAGTATGGACGCACatttcttttttattatttattCACGGGAAGTGGGCATTACTGGCAGGACCAGCACTTATCGCCCATCCTTAATGGCGCTTGAAGTGAgtagcttgttaggccatttcagagtcaaccacattgctgtgggccagaccaggtaaggagagcaGACTTCCATGAgcggcacggtgcacagtggttagcactgctgcctgtggcgctgaggacccgggttggtttaaatttatttttgaatatttttttaaaaggacggCAGGCTTccgttcctttttttttaaaagtatgtttattcaagttttccaacaaaatttttgacaaaccccccccccccccgaataacagaagataaaagaaatGCAAACACAACAGTtaaacattgtacattgtacaaaacatttacattgggtttccccatgtacaatagcccccccatatgacatttaaaggtactcgtagggaagcccccccccccaccaacccccactcccccccccaacagaaacccccccccccatcctagggttgctgctgctgctgacctccttctaacgctccgcgagatagtctaggaacggttgccaccgcctggagaacccctgcacagaccctcgcaaggcaaactttatcttctccagctcaatgaaccctgccatgtcatttatccaggcttccacactggggggcttcgcgtccttccataatagcgagatcctccaccgggctaccagggacgcaaaggccaggataccggcctctttcacctcctgcgctcccggctcgtccgttaccccaaataatgccaaccaccaactcggcttgacctggactttcaccaccctgGACATAgacctcgcaagacccctccaaaacccctccagtgctgggcacgaccagaacatgtggacgtgatttgccggactccccgagcacctcccacatctgtcctccactccaaagaacttactcatcctcgcctctgtcatatgcactctgtgaacaaccttgaattgtattaggctgagcctggcgcaagaggagaaagaattaaccctactcagggcatcagcccacagaccctcatctatctcctccccaagctcctcctcccacttgccctttaactcctctaccgcggcctcctcctcttctttcagctcctggtagatcgccgagaccctgccctctccaaccgatacacccaaaatcaccctgtcctgggtcccctgtgccgggagcagcgggaattccctcacttgccgtctcacaaacgccctcacttgcatgtacctgaaagcatttcctgggggtaacccaaacttttcctccagcgcccctaggcttgcaaacgtcccatctatgaacaggtcccctattctcctaaaccctgcctgatgccagctccgaaatcccccatccatccttcccgggacgaaccgatgattctcccgaatcggggacccaaccgaggctcccacctcgcccctgtgtcgcctccacttcccccagatcttcagctttgccgccaccaccggactcgtggtgtaccttgtcggcgagagcggcagcggtgccgtcaccagcgccctcaggcttgtgcccacacagtacgccatctccaacctc
This genomic window from Scyliorhinus torazame isolate Kashiwa2021f chromosome 2, sScyTor2.1, whole genome shotgun sequence contains:
- the nfkbiab gene encoding nuclear factor of kappa light polypeptide gene enhancer in B-cells inhibitor, alpha b is translated as MADPMLFKLDEQSRCGGKLDYPCGSMLPGVGKQAPLCEERCDSGIGSMSEKDEDVLREIQELSLADKPEAALCWKDFVSEDGDTFLHLAIIHTASDIVLEILKNTRVGDQYLSQQNNLKQTPMHLAVITQQPEVLKALLWAGGDLRLGDINGNSPLHIACEMNLDSCVMIIRDFCTRHDIQNLMDSKNYNGLTCLQLAVKSRLHQMVKYLTLLGADINAQESSSGRTALHLAVEEQDPEMVSLLVQSGADPNVRMYNDCTPYHLTLGRDNSRIQTQLLSVTDPSLCIIREEEQMWESESPDWDVPFSYDDCAIGGHRLRC